Proteins from a single region of Rhodovibrio salinarum DSM 9154:
- the ndk gene encoding nucleoside-diphosphate kinase, with the protein MAVERTLSIIKPDATERNITGKVNQRLEDAGLRIVAQKRLKLTEEQAKAFYIVHKDRKFYQDLVNFMTSGPVVVQVLEGDNAIAKNREVMGATNPEEAAPGTIRADFARDIEANSVHGSDSPETAAGEIKFFFSDIEVVG; encoded by the coding sequence ATGGCCGTGGAACGGACCCTGTCGATCATCAAGCCGGACGCCACCGAGCGTAACATCACCGGCAAGGTCAACCAGCGTTTGGAAGATGCCGGCCTGCGCATCGTCGCGCAGAAGCGCCTGAAGCTCACGGAGGAGCAGGCGAAGGCGTTCTACATCGTCCATAAGGATCGCAAGTTCTACCAGGACCTGGTCAACTTCATGACCAGCGGCCCGGTCGTCGTGCAGGTCCTGGAGGGCGACAACGCGATCGCCAAGAACCGTGAGGTGATGGGCGCGACCAACCCCGAAGAGGCCGCGCCGGGCACGATCCGCGCCGACTTCGCCCGCGACATCGAAGCGAACAGCGTGCACGGCTCCGACAGCCCGGAGACGGCCGCGGGCGAGATCAAGTTCTTCTTCTCGGATATCGAGGTCGTCGGCTAA
- the purN gene encoding phosphoribosylglycinamide formyltransferase, translating to MAGVSDQTGAPGRRMRIGVLISGRGSNLQALIEAAAKPDYPAEIALVIANQPEAAGLQRAEAIGIPTQVIDHRLFPSRVGFEAAVTDALCTAGCELVCLAGFMRVLTGDFVARWTDRLINIHPSLLPAFPGLHTHAEALATGVRITGATVHFVREQVDQGPIIGQAAVPVHDDDTADTLAARVLEAEHALYPHCVRLVADGRATVSGHRVRIAEADTRQSALLNPPLADGRS from the coding sequence GGCGTAAGCGACCAGACCGGCGCGCCGGGCCGGCGTATGCGGATCGGCGTCCTGATCTCCGGGCGCGGCAGCAACCTGCAGGCACTGATCGAAGCCGCGGCGAAACCGGATTATCCGGCGGAGATCGCGCTTGTGATCGCCAACCAGCCCGAAGCCGCCGGACTTCAGCGCGCGGAAGCGATCGGCATTCCCACCCAGGTGATCGACCACCGCCTGTTCCCCAGCCGCGTCGGCTTCGAGGCGGCAGTGACCGATGCGCTCTGCACCGCCGGCTGCGAACTGGTCTGCCTAGCCGGTTTCATGCGCGTGCTGACGGGCGATTTCGTCGCGCGCTGGACGGACCGCCTGATCAACATCCATCCGTCCCTGCTGCCCGCCTTCCCCGGCCTGCACACGCACGCGGAGGCGCTCGCCACCGGCGTGCGGATCACCGGCGCCACCGTCCATTTCGTGCGCGAGCAGGTCGATCAGGGCCCGATCATCGGCCAGGCCGCGGTCCCGGTGCACGATGACGACACCGCCGACACCCTGGCCGCGCGCGTGCTCGAAGCGGAGCACGCGCTCTACCCGCACTGCGTGCGCCTGGTCGCGGACGGTCGGGCGACGGTCAGCGGCCATCGGGTGCGGATCGCGGAAGCCGACACCCGACAGAGCGCGCTGCTCAATCCCCCGCTCGCAGACGGAAGATCATGA
- a CDS encoding aa3-type cytochrome c oxidase subunit IV, whose protein sequence is MAGNNDDNFDLESHKKAFQGFTKLLTYASAAVAVVLALMALFLL, encoded by the coding sequence ATGGCCGGTAACAACGACGACAACTTCGACCTGGAATCGCACAAGAAGGCCTTTCAGGGGTTCACCAAACTGCTGACCTACGCAAGCGCCGCGGTTGCGGTCGTGTTGGCCCTGATGGCGCTATTCCTGCTGTAA